From one Candidatus Nanopelagicales bacterium genomic stretch:
- a CDS encoding sensor domain-containing diguanylate cyclase → MESEPEQTLAAEELDETPMQRAEVPEADASDRSRPRGSLSTHLSLRYQRERRFAEIGEEIVQGLHPKDVLDNVYESFQSVIPFDRLGCALLEDEGRVARAYWSRSEAVELHIKPGYSAQMAGSSLQRIIDTGQPRIIDDLRVYYKQHPDSESTRLILAEGIRSSLTCPLIARGKPIGFLFFSSTAPGTYKGVHRRAYLRLAGMVSAVIEKSRIYEQLDDANRELTEAHDRLQYSATHDALTEVWNRATILAILDARVERARRQSAGVALLIADCDRFKQVNDSLGHLAGDEALRAVSQAVTKALRVGDELGRFGGDEFVVVADARDAESGLHLAERVRASVDETLADWNKNGSPGMNVGHRVGRS, encoded by the coding sequence ATGGAGTCAGAGCCCGAACAGACGCTCGCGGCCGAGGAGCTAGACGAGACCCCCATGCAACGCGCTGAAGTCCCCGAAGCCGACGCCAGCGATAGGAGCCGACCTCGAGGATCGCTGTCCACGCATCTCTCGCTGCGATACCAGCGCGAGCGTCGCTTCGCCGAGATTGGCGAGGAGATCGTGCAGGGCCTGCATCCGAAGGATGTCCTCGACAATGTCTACGAGTCGTTCCAAAGCGTCATACCGTTTGACCGACTGGGCTGCGCCCTCTTGGAAGACGAAGGGCGCGTCGCCCGCGCGTATTGGTCCCGCTCCGAGGCTGTGGAACTGCACATCAAGCCGGGGTACTCGGCTCAGATGGCGGGAAGCAGCCTGCAGAGAATCATCGATACTGGCCAGCCGCGAATCATCGATGACCTGCGCGTCTACTACAAGCAGCACCCCGATTCGGAATCAACCAGACTCATACTGGCCGAGGGAATTCGATCTAGTCTCACCTGCCCGCTGATCGCACGCGGCAAGCCGATCGGGTTCCTGTTCTTCAGCAGTACTGCTCCAGGGACCTACAAAGGAGTCCATCGCAGGGCATATCTGCGACTCGCCGGAATGGTGTCCGCCGTCATCGAGAAGAGCCGGATTTACGAGCAGCTGGATGACGCCAACCGCGAGTTGACAGAGGCTCACGACCGCCTGCAGTACTCAGCCACACACGATGCCCTGACCGAGGTCTGGAACAGGGCAACGATCCTCGCGATCCTCGACGCCAGGGTCGAGCGGGCCAGGCGGCAATCTGCGGGGGTCGCGCTCCTGATCGCGGATTGCGACCGGTTCAAGCAGGTGAACGACAGCCTCGGCCACCTGGCCGGGGACGAGGCCCTGCGCGCCGTTTCGCAAGCCGTGACCAAAGCACTGCGCGTTGGCGACGAGTTGGGACGCTTCGGTGGAGACGAGTTCGTCGTTGTCGCGGACGCCCGGGACGCCGAATCAGGGCTCCACCTCGCCGAGCGGGTCCGCGCCTCGGTCGATGAGACGCTCGCCGACTGGAACAAGAACGGCTCTCCCGGCATGAATGTGGGTCATCGGGTCGGCCGCTCGTGA
- the rpsO gene encoding 30S ribosomal protein S15, translated as MPLDSAIKQQVMSEYATHDGDTGSPEVQVALLTRRINDLTGHLKEHKHDHHSRRGLLLLVGQRRRLLNYLADRDIERYRSLIQRLGIRR; from the coding sequence ATGCCACTCGATTCAGCTATCAAGCAACAGGTCATGTCTGAATACGCGACTCATGACGGCGACACCGGAAGCCCTGAGGTACAGGTCGCTCTTCTGACCCGCCGGATCAACGATCTGACCGGGCACCTCAAAGAGCACAAGCATGACCATCACAGCCGCAGGGGACTGCTGCTCCTCGTTGGGCAGAGGCGCCGGTTGCTGAACTACCTGGCTGACCGGGACATCGAACGTTACCGTTCGCTGATCCAAAGACTTGGCATCCGCCGCTGA
- a CDS encoding polyribonucleotide nucleotidyltransferase: MEGSRIHSAEAVIDNGAFGTRTIKFETGRLAQQAGGSAVAYLDGDTMLLSATSTSKHPKEHLDFLPLTVDVEERMYAAGRIPGSFFRREGRPSEDAILTCRLVDRPLRPTLVKGLRNEVQVVITVLSLDPEHLYDVVAINAASMSTQLAGLPFSGPIGATRVALIKGEWVAFPTHSQLESATFDMVVAGRVVDQDVAIMMVEAESTPGTIELIEQGATAPTEEVVAQGLEAAKPFIRALCDAQSELAAKAAKPIRDFPLYPEYSDAVFAAVEGRASERLAKTLTIPGKTERNDELQRLNDSVHAELADTYPDSAKEIGAALRALTKRVVRQRVLREKVRIDGRGLADIRHLSADVDIVPRAHGSALFERGETQILGVTTLNMLRMEQQMDTLSPERRRRYMHDYNFPPYSTGETGRVGTPKRREIGHGALASRALIPVLPSREEFPYAIRQVSEAISSNGSTSMGSVCAATLSLLNAGVPLKAPVAGIAMGLISAEVDGATQYVTLTDILGAEDAYGDMDFKVAGTREFVTALQLDTKLSGIPAHVLASALSQAHDARLAILDVMAEAIDGPDDMSELAPRIITVRIPIDKIGEVIGPKGKIINQIQEETGAEITIEDDGTIYVGAISGSAAEAARSKINAIANPTMPEVGERYLGTVVKTTSFGAFISLVPGRDGLLHISEVRKLVGGRRIEAVEDVVSVGQKLQVEIKEIDPRGKLSLVPVLEESSEV; this comes from the coding sequence ATGGAGGGTTCCCGAATTCACTCCGCGGAAGCGGTAATCGACAACGGCGCGTTCGGAACGCGCACAATCAAGTTTGAGACCGGTCGGCTGGCTCAACAGGCTGGCGGCTCGGCCGTGGCGTACTTGGATGGCGACACCATGTTGCTGTCGGCCACGTCGACTTCGAAGCACCCGAAGGAGCATCTGGACTTTCTCCCGCTCACCGTTGACGTGGAGGAACGCATGTACGCCGCTGGGCGTATCCCAGGCTCGTTCTTCCGCCGCGAGGGCCGTCCCAGCGAGGACGCGATCCTCACATGCAGGCTCGTCGACAGGCCGTTGAGGCCGACGTTGGTCAAGGGCCTGCGCAACGAGGTCCAGGTCGTCATCACAGTGCTGTCGCTTGACCCGGAGCACCTGTACGACGTCGTGGCCATCAATGCGGCGTCAATGTCGACGCAGCTAGCCGGCCTACCGTTCAGTGGTCCGATCGGCGCCACGCGGGTCGCGTTGATCAAGGGAGAATGGGTCGCTTTCCCGACTCATTCGCAACTGGAGTCGGCGACCTTCGACATGGTCGTAGCCGGTCGTGTCGTTGACCAGGACGTCGCGATCATGATGGTGGAGGCGGAATCCACGCCAGGCACCATTGAACTGATAGAGCAAGGGGCGACAGCGCCCACGGAGGAAGTCGTCGCCCAGGGTCTGGAGGCCGCGAAGCCATTCATCCGCGCCCTGTGCGATGCGCAGAGCGAGCTAGCGGCCAAAGCCGCGAAACCGATTCGGGACTTCCCGCTGTACCCGGAGTACTCCGACGCCGTCTTCGCGGCGGTCGAGGGCAGGGCGTCGGAAAGATTGGCGAAGACGCTGACGATTCCGGGCAAGACCGAGCGGAACGACGAGCTGCAGCGGCTGAACGACTCGGTCCACGCCGAGCTCGCCGATACCTACCCAGATTCCGCGAAGGAGATCGGTGCGGCTCTGCGCGCTCTGACCAAGCGGGTCGTTCGCCAGCGCGTGCTCCGCGAGAAGGTTCGCATCGACGGGCGCGGCTTGGCGGATATCCGCCATCTGAGCGCGGACGTCGACATCGTGCCCAGAGCCCATGGAAGTGCGTTGTTCGAGCGCGGGGAGACGCAGATTCTTGGCGTCACGACTTTGAACATGCTGCGGATGGAACAGCAGATGGACACCCTGAGTCCCGAGAGACGCAGACGCTACATGCACGACTACAACTTCCCTCCCTACTCAACTGGAGAGACAGGCAGGGTTGGGACGCCGAAGCGACGCGAGATCGGTCACGGTGCCCTTGCTTCTCGGGCACTGATCCCGGTGCTTCCATCCAGGGAGGAGTTCCCCTACGCGATCCGACAGGTGTCTGAGGCGATCAGTTCGAACGGCTCGACCTCGATGGGATCGGTTTGCGCGGCGACGCTGTCGCTGCTGAACGCGGGTGTGCCGCTGAAGGCTCCGGTCGCGGGCATCGCGATGGGCCTGATATCTGCTGAAGTCGACGGAGCCACGCAGTACGTGACGCTGACTGACATCCTCGGAGCTGAGGACGCCTACGGTGACATGGACTTCAAGGTCGCCGGCACGCGAGAGTTCGTGACCGCGCTCCAGCTGGACACCAAGCTCAGCGGGATACCAGCTCACGTTCTGGCAAGTGCGCTGTCGCAGGCCCACGACGCCAGGCTGGCGATCCTCGACGTGATGGCTGAGGCGATCGACGGCCCAGACGACATGTCAGAGCTAGCACCAAGGATCATCACGGTCCGGATACCGATTGACAAGATCGGTGAGGTGATCGGCCCCAAAGGCAAGATCATCAACCAGATCCAGGAGGAAACCGGCGCCGAGATCACGATCGAGGACGACGGAACGATCTACGTTGGCGCGATTAGCGGGTCGGCAGCGGAAGCCGCGCGCAGCAAGATCAACGCCATCGCCAATCCCACGATGCCGGAAGTTGGAGAGCGCTACTTAGGCACGGTCGTGAAGACGACCAGCTTCGGCGCGTTCATCTCACTCGTCCCGGGGCGCGACGGCCTGCTGCACATCTCCGAGGTCCGCAAACTCGTTGGTGGCAGGCGCATCGAAGCTGTGGAAGATGTCGTCAGCGTCGGCCAGAAGCTCCAGGTCGAGATCAAGGAGATCGATCCGAGGGGCAAGCTTTCGCTGGTTCCCGTGCTAGAGGAGTCGAGCGAGGTCTGA
- a CDS encoding pitrilysin family protein, whose product MASFFPAAQQQAGTTKVLLRDSDGSVVRRTVMPTGLRVISDSVPGVRSATIGVWAAAGSRDETAISAGAAHFLEHLLFKGTPSRSALQIASEVDGVGGELNAFTAKEYTCFYARVQDRDLCVAVDLLMDVTTGALLRTEDIEAERSVVLEEISMHEDDPADVAHEHLQRLVLNPSRLARPILGTRQSITDMSPAVIRSFFRRKYKPEDLVIAAAGNVVHKDLVCLVTAFCERLDLPTAVAPTDHAALRRTCAGPSRTRSAVQIGTWPGEQCHLTMGTAGLPGIHPDRRALDVLNVIVGGSMSSRLFQSVRERHGLAYSVYSFHTPYSDGGVWGIAAGCNPDKVLDVLSLVRKELDLVLSGGLSRDEIARAKGHLSGALVLAGEDGGARMTRLGRCEVGVGELLSVDEALGRIEAVTVEDLQRLAESVLTRPLTIAVVGPLEDDDKTRGELVAAVSPE is encoded by the coding sequence GTGGCGTCCTTCTTCCCGGCGGCGCAGCAGCAGGCCGGAACAACGAAGGTCCTGCTGCGGGACAGTGATGGATCGGTTGTTCGCCGAACTGTGATGCCAACCGGGTTGAGGGTCATTAGCGATTCGGTGCCCGGGGTCAGGTCGGCAACGATCGGAGTGTGGGCCGCCGCCGGGTCGCGAGACGAGACCGCGATCAGCGCCGGTGCGGCACACTTCCTGGAGCACCTGCTGTTCAAGGGAACGCCTAGCAGGTCCGCGCTCCAGATCGCTTCGGAAGTGGACGGCGTCGGCGGTGAGTTGAACGCGTTCACCGCCAAGGAGTACACCTGCTTCTACGCACGTGTCCAAGACCGGGACCTGTGCGTCGCGGTAGATCTGCTGATGGACGTCACGACGGGAGCGCTGCTGCGCACTGAGGACATCGAAGCCGAACGGTCCGTTGTGCTGGAGGAGATCTCCATGCACGAGGATGACCCGGCCGACGTCGCGCACGAGCACTTGCAGCGGTTGGTGCTCAATCCGTCGAGATTGGCACGGCCAATCCTGGGGACTAGGCAGTCGATTACGGACATGTCGCCCGCGGTGATCCGCTCCTTCTTCCGCCGCAAGTACAAGCCGGAGGATCTGGTGATCGCGGCGGCGGGGAATGTGGTCCACAAAGACCTGGTTTGTCTAGTCACGGCCTTCTGTGAGCGACTCGACTTGCCAACGGCTGTAGCTCCGACGGACCACGCCGCGCTTCGGCGAACCTGTGCGGGACCGAGTCGGACCCGGTCGGCCGTTCAGATCGGGACGTGGCCGGGGGAGCAGTGCCACTTGACGATGGGTACCGCGGGCCTGCCGGGAATCCACCCTGACCGTCGTGCGCTTGATGTGTTGAACGTGATTGTCGGTGGCAGCATGTCGTCCAGGTTGTTCCAGTCCGTCCGCGAGAGACACGGCCTGGCCTACTCGGTCTATTCGTTCCACACGCCGTATTCCGATGGGGGCGTATGGGGCATCGCCGCGGGCTGCAATCCGGACAAGGTGCTCGACGTGCTGTCCCTAGTGCGGAAGGAACTGGACCTCGTCCTTTCCGGCGGGCTATCGAGAGATGAGATTGCTCGCGCGAAAGGGCACCTGTCCGGGGCATTGGTTCTGGCCGGTGAGGACGGCGGTGCCCGCATGACACGCCTGGGCCGCTGCGAGGTTGGCGTCGGTGAGTTGCTCAGCGTGGATGAGGCGTTAGGTCGGATCGAAGCGGTGACGGTCGAGGACCTCCAGCGCCTCGCTGAGTCTGTGCTGACCCGCCCGTTGACGATCGCAGTCGTCGGCCCACTCGAGGATGACGACAAGACTCGGGGGGAGCTGGTCGCAGCTGTCAGCCCCGAGTAG
- the dapB gene encoding 4-hydroxy-tetrahydrodipicolinate reductase, with protein MPEVTEAGQGVVRVAVVGALGRMGSEVRRAIAASDDLELVASCDVDDSVAALLDARAEVVVDFTTPSAVMDNIEFCVKNGIHCVVGTTGIGEPELELIRSWCSQNPGVGVIVAPNFAIAAVLMMRFAAQAARFFESAEIIELHHPNKLDAPSGTAHRTAELISQGRDLAGLPPAPDATTSMLDGARGAKIGQVPVHSVRLKGLVAHQEVLFGSVGETLTIRHDSYDRSCFMPGVLLSIRSVADRPGVTVGLESVLGLA; from the coding sequence ATGCCCGAGGTGACGGAAGCCGGACAGGGCGTGGTTCGCGTAGCGGTCGTGGGCGCACTGGGTCGTATGGGGTCTGAGGTCAGACGCGCGATCGCCGCCAGCGACGACCTTGAGCTAGTCGCGTCGTGCGACGTTGATGATTCTGTCGCGGCTCTGCTGGACGCGCGGGCGGAAGTCGTGGTCGACTTCACGACCCCGTCGGCCGTGATGGACAACATCGAGTTCTGCGTGAAGAACGGAATCCACTGCGTCGTCGGGACGACGGGGATAGGCGAACCGGAGCTTGAGCTGATCCGGTCATGGTGTTCACAGAATCCGGGAGTTGGCGTAATCGTCGCGCCGAACTTCGCGATCGCGGCAGTCCTGATGATGCGATTCGCCGCCCAGGCAGCGCGGTTCTTCGAGTCCGCGGAGATCATCGAGCTGCATCACCCCAACAAGTTGGACGCCCCCTCCGGCACGGCCCATCGCACGGCTGAGCTGATCAGCCAAGGCCGGGATCTCGCAGGACTACCCCCAGCGCCGGACGCGACGACCTCCATGCTCGACGGAGCCCGCGGCGCCAAGATCGGGCAGGTCCCGGTCCATTCGGTCAGGTTGAAAGGCTTGGTGGCGCACCAGGAAGTGCTGTTCGGGTCAGTCGGGGAAACGCTGACGATCCGGCACGACTCATATGACCGTTCCTGCTTCATGCCAGGAGTGTTGCTGAGCATCCGATCAGTGGCCGACCGTCCCGGAGTCACCGTCGGGCTGGAATCCGTGCTCGGGCTGGCTTGA
- a CDS encoding transglycosylase domain-containing protein, translated as MSFETLFLGSATGGDPRSGWGFSRWVAGTAVVAVACGSLLAPLVTPAVGAVHVAVSSWAELPGDLPDLAAVPQRTVLLDAKGRRFATFFSQDRIPVTREQVAPQAVNAVLAAEDADFFQHAGLDLTALARAALNNAEGGPVQGGSTLTQQFVKNLTLSTETDPEHQQQAIEQSWQRKLREAKLAVAAEKAMSKDQILMAYLNTAYFGASAYGVEAAARRYFSVTAKDLTVPQSALLAGLLQSPSSFDPLRHPKAAILRRNYVLDRMVQEGYLTSTQQAKFTQVKLRLRPSSPSSGCAASKYPFYCELVRQSMLKDSMFGSTPESRAGNLFRGGWTVNTALDPAAEASATEAARRQLDPGNRVAAAVAVVKPGTGEVVVATTNRRFGSESAGETEIVYADRPIAPPGSTFKPFVVATALERGFPLATRMDTPNGYYPSEMAAPPGGFRNAGRGGGGVIDLRSAIRMSVNTYFVQLIERTGTLAVADLARRLGITTLPREGPRAITERDAALALGSYELTPIELANAYSAFAAHGIICDPHTILSARHVSGARVTTDPRCRQGIPGPVADTVADLLTAPFSDGGTAANLKLPGRRRAGGKTGTTNSSSATWFAGFTPQYSAAAWVGDPRGGFRYPLFNVWAGGRYYSQVFGAHIAGTIWRDTMSEIHLGLPREALPKADPATVVGSVPALPDLRGLTLAAAQAAAEAGGYRLAVDADRRKVDGVPEGLVVDQSPKPGEFVYPGESRPKLTVVLSR; from the coding sequence GTGAGTTTCGAGACCCTATTCCTTGGGTCAGCGACAGGCGGCGACCCACGATCCGGCTGGGGTTTCTCACGGTGGGTAGCGGGCACCGCGGTAGTCGCCGTCGCCTGCGGATCGCTGCTCGCCCCACTAGTGACACCGGCTGTTGGGGCGGTCCACGTGGCCGTTTCGTCTTGGGCGGAGCTGCCGGGCGATCTGCCGGACTTAGCCGCTGTTCCCCAGCGGACCGTGCTGCTGGACGCGAAGGGTCGAAGGTTCGCCACGTTCTTCAGTCAGGACCGGATTCCGGTCACTCGGGAGCAGGTCGCGCCACAGGCGGTCAACGCGGTGCTGGCGGCTGAGGATGCTGACTTCTTCCAGCACGCCGGTCTGGATCTGACAGCTCTTGCCAGAGCGGCCCTGAACAACGCTGAGGGAGGCCCAGTCCAAGGCGGGTCGACGCTGACGCAGCAGTTCGTGAAGAACCTGACGCTGTCCACGGAGACCGATCCTGAGCATCAGCAGCAGGCGATCGAGCAGTCCTGGCAGCGGAAGCTGCGGGAGGCCAAGCTGGCGGTAGCCGCTGAGAAGGCCATGAGCAAGGACCAGATCCTCATGGCATACCTGAACACCGCCTACTTCGGGGCGAGTGCCTACGGGGTTGAAGCCGCTGCCCGCCGGTATTTCTCGGTGACGGCCAAGGATCTGACCGTGCCCCAATCGGCGCTTCTGGCAGGCCTGCTTCAATCTCCCAGCAGCTTCGATCCGCTGCGGCATCCGAAGGCCGCCATCCTGCGCAGGAACTACGTCTTGGACAGAATGGTCCAGGAGGGGTATCTCACGTCGACCCAGCAGGCCAAGTTCACCCAAGTGAAACTGAGGCTGCGGCCATCCAGCCCCAGCAGCGGTTGCGCCGCATCGAAGTACCCCTTCTACTGCGAGCTGGTCCGGCAGTCCATGCTGAAGGATTCGATGTTCGGCAGCACGCCGGAGAGCCGGGCAGGCAATCTGTTCCGCGGTGGATGGACTGTGAACACGGCCCTAGACCCGGCGGCTGAGGCCTCAGCCACCGAGGCTGCCCGCAGGCAGCTCGACCCCGGGAACCGGGTCGCTGCCGCTGTGGCGGTAGTCAAGCCCGGAACCGGGGAAGTCGTCGTCGCTACGACGAACCGACGCTTCGGAAGCGAGAGTGCCGGTGAGACCGAGATTGTCTACGCGGATCGGCCTATAGCGCCACCTGGCTCAACATTCAAGCCGTTTGTCGTGGCGACCGCGCTCGAGCGCGGCTTCCCACTCGCCACGCGGATGGACACGCCGAACGGGTACTACCCGAGCGAGATGGCCGCCCCACCTGGTGGATTCCGCAACGCCGGGCGCGGAGGGGGCGGCGTCATTGACCTTCGAAGCGCGATCAGGATGTCGGTCAACACGTACTTCGTCCAACTGATCGAGCGCACAGGAACCCTGGCCGTCGCTGACCTGGCCAGGCGGTTGGGTATCACGACTCTGCCTAGAGAAGGTCCAAGGGCGATAACCGAACGGGATGCCGCGCTCGCTTTGGGTTCGTATGAGCTGACTCCCATCGAGCTGGCCAACGCGTACTCGGCGTTCGCCGCGCATGGGATCATCTGCGATCCACACACGATCCTGTCAGCCCGGCACGTGAGCGGGGCGCGGGTGACGACCGATCCCAGATGTAGGCAGGGGATTCCAGGACCTGTCGCGGATACGGTCGCGGACCTGTTGACGGCCCCCTTCTCCGACGGCGGAACCGCCGCGAACCTGAAGCTTCCCGGACGGCGCAGGGCCGGAGGCAAGACCGGAACCACGAATTCTTCATCCGCGACGTGGTTCGCCGGGTTCACGCCTCAATACTCCGCCGCCGCCTGGGTCGGAGACCCCCGAGGCGGGTTCAGGTACCCACTGTTCAACGTGTGGGCGGGGGGCAGGTACTACTCACAGGTGTTCGGCGCGCACATCGCCGGAACCATCTGGCGCGACACAATGTCCGAGATCCACCTCGGATTGCCCCGCGAGGCGCTGCCGAAGGCGGATCCGGCCACAGTTGTTGGCAGTGTCCCCGCCCTACCTGATCTGCGCGGCTTGACGCTGGCCGCGGCACAGGCCGCGGCCGAGGCTGGCGGGTACCGGCTCGCGGTAGACGCTGATCGACGCAAGGTGGATGGCGTGCCTGAGGGGCTAGTGGTCGACCAGAGTCCCAAGCCGGGGGAGTTCGTTTACCCGGGCGAATCTCGGCCCAAGCTGACTGTCGTCTTGTCGCGCTGA